One window from the genome of Streptomyces sp. NBC_00287 encodes:
- a CDS encoding PAS domain-containing protein: MSASRRSGTTDELGPDEPERAGPEGTGGSDLLAALLDGMDAALCAFDADGVVTHWNREAERILGWTAAEAVGRHGFAGWAVRSADAEEVEARLMSSMDSPGRQVHEFALLTKDGGRVLVRTQSAAVRGPDGKPAGVYCAFSEVHAQIDLERSIALSEALFEDASWGVVLVDADLRPAVVNAHAARALGIGRTSVLGRPLGELLAQGVEELESALTHVLAEGAPPAPAEIWVSVRTPDGDQRRCWRCGFVRLASPLAEEPVPLGVGWLFQDVTEAKQGEQEAALLRFRTNQMHRAARAAAECEDPAEAATVHLDFALAGFADHALIDRVAGGTLSDADTAAPVRLVRTAATPSGAPGPSLPTGAAGLPVRYTEGHPALQCVARAGSVRASVGTVPPEQARLWAEARQWPSDSVHALCAVLRSRGRTLGVVTFLRGGGRTPFERSDATYAEDVAARIATALDLASAT, translated from the coding sequence GTGAGTGCTTCCCGGCGTAGTGGGACCACCGACGAGCTGGGGCCGGACGAACCCGAGCGGGCCGGTCCCGAGGGCACCGGCGGCTCCGATCTGCTCGCCGCGCTGCTGGACGGCATGGACGCGGCACTGTGCGCCTTCGACGCCGACGGTGTCGTGACCCACTGGAACCGTGAGGCCGAGCGGATCCTCGGCTGGACCGCCGCCGAGGCGGTGGGGCGGCACGGCTTCGCCGGCTGGGCCGTGCGCAGCGCCGACGCCGAGGAGGTCGAGGCGCGGCTGATGTCCTCCATGGACTCCCCGGGCCGACAGGTGCACGAGTTCGCGCTGCTCACCAAGGACGGCGGGCGGGTCCTCGTACGGACCCAGTCCGCGGCCGTACGCGGTCCCGACGGCAAGCCCGCCGGTGTGTACTGCGCCTTCAGCGAGGTGCACGCGCAGATCGACCTGGAGCGGTCCATCGCACTCAGCGAGGCCCTCTTCGAGGACGCCTCCTGGGGCGTCGTACTCGTCGACGCCGACCTGCGCCCCGCCGTCGTCAACGCGCACGCCGCCCGCGCGCTCGGCATCGGCCGTACGTCCGTCCTGGGTCGCCCGCTCGGGGAACTGCTCGCCCAGGGCGTCGAGGAACTGGAGAGCGCGCTCACCCATGTCCTCGCGGAAGGCGCGCCGCCCGCCCCGGCCGAGATCTGGGTCAGTGTGCGCACCCCCGACGGCGACCAGCGGCGCTGCTGGCGCTGCGGCTTCGTACGGCTGGCCTCGCCGCTCGCCGAGGAGCCGGTGCCGCTGGGCGTGGGCTGGCTCTTCCAGGACGTCACCGAGGCCAAGCAGGGCGAGCAGGAGGCGGCGCTGCTGCGCTTCCGTACCAACCAGATGCACCGTGCCGCGCGGGCCGCCGCGGAGTGCGAGGACCCCGCGGAGGCGGCCACCGTCCACCTCGACTTCGCGCTCGCCGGATTCGCCGACCACGCGCTGATCGACCGCGTCGCGGGCGGCACCCTGAGCGACGCGGACACCGCCGCCCCGGTCCGTCTGGTCAGAACCGCCGCCACCCCCTCCGGCGCCCCGGGCCCCAGCCTGCCCACCGGCGCCGCGGGCCTGCCCGTGCGCTACACCGAAGGGCACCCGGCGCTCCAGTGCGTGGCGCGCGCCGGATCGGTCCGGGCCAGCGTCGGCACAGTGCCGCCGGAACAGGCCCGCCTGTGGGCCGAGGCCCGCCAGTGGCCGTCCGACTCGGTGCACGCCCTGTGCGCGGTGCTGCGCAGCCGGGGCCGGACGCTGGGCGTGGTGACGTTCCTGCGCGGCGGCGGCCGAACCCCCTTCGAACGCTCCGACGCGACCTACGCGGAGGACGTGGCGGCACGCATCGCGACGGCCCTGGACCTGGCGAGCGCCACCTGA
- a CDS encoding GNAT family N-acetyltransferase translates to MDDLRVVPVDGDRMLEQWRYVHNLIVPPDELSPDEVRERSGRHRLENAYLGDVLVGCSTVRPPDGEEAVATVIARVLPEFRGRGFGAALYDHCLAHARVLGAQGIQTVVLAANTDGLRFAEARGFVEVERYVAPEDETEVWLTLRLER, encoded by the coding sequence GTGGATGATCTTCGTGTCGTACCGGTGGACGGCGACCGCATGCTGGAGCAGTGGCGGTACGTCCACAACCTCATCGTGCCGCCCGACGAGCTGAGCCCCGACGAGGTGCGCGAACGCAGCGGTCGGCACCGGCTGGAGAACGCCTACCTCGGGGACGTACTCGTCGGATGCTCGACCGTGCGGCCACCGGACGGCGAGGAAGCGGTGGCCACCGTCATCGCGCGCGTGCTGCCCGAATTCCGGGGGCGCGGCTTCGGGGCGGCCCTCTACGACCACTGCCTCGCGCACGCGCGTGTGCTCGGTGCCCAGGGCATCCAGACCGTCGTCCTCGCCGCCAACACCGACGGGCTGCGTTTTGCCGAGGCGCGGGGGTTTGTCGAGGTCGAGCGCTATGTGGCGCCCGAGGACGAGACCGAAGTGTGGCTCACACTGCGGCTCGAGCGCTGA
- a CDS encoding citrate synthase 2, translated as MSDFVPGLEGVVAFETEIAEPDKEGGALRYRGVDIEDLVGHVSFGNVWGLLVDGAFNPGLPPAEPFPIPVHSGDIRVDVQSALAMLAPVWGLKPLLDIDGEQAREDLARAAVMALSYVAQSARGQGLPMVPQREIDKAQSVVERFMIRWRGEPDPKHVAAVDAYWTSAAEHGMNASTFTARVIASTGADVAAALSGAVGAMSGPLHGGAPSRVLYMIEEIERTGDAEAYVKQALDRGERLMGFGHRVYRAEDPRARVLRRTARELGAPRFEVAEALEKAALAELHARRPDRVLATNVEFWAAIVLDFAEVPAHMFTSMFTCARTAGWSAHILEQKRTARLVRPSARYVGPGSRNPQEIEGYGDIAR; from the coding sequence ATGTCCGACTTCGTACCCGGACTCGAAGGAGTCGTCGCGTTCGAAACGGAGATCGCCGAACCCGACAAGGAGGGCGGCGCACTCAGGTACCGGGGCGTCGACATCGAGGACCTCGTCGGCCATGTCTCGTTCGGCAACGTCTGGGGCCTGCTCGTCGACGGGGCCTTCAACCCCGGCCTGCCGCCTGCCGAGCCGTTCCCGATCCCGGTGCACTCCGGCGACATCCGCGTCGACGTCCAGTCCGCGCTCGCCATGCTGGCCCCCGTGTGGGGCCTGAAACCGCTCCTCGACATCGATGGCGAACAGGCCCGCGAGGACCTTGCCCGGGCCGCCGTCATGGCGCTGTCCTACGTCGCCCAGTCCGCGCGCGGGCAGGGTCTGCCGATGGTTCCGCAGCGGGAGATCGACAAGGCGCAGTCCGTCGTCGAGCGGTTCATGATCCGCTGGCGGGGCGAGCCGGACCCCAAGCATGTCGCGGCCGTTGACGCGTACTGGACCTCCGCCGCCGAGCACGGCATGAACGCCTCCACCTTCACCGCGCGCGTGATCGCGTCCACGGGCGCGGATGTGGCCGCCGCGCTGTCGGGCGCCGTGGGGGCGATGTCCGGGCCGCTGCACGGCGGAGCCCCCTCGCGCGTGCTGTACATGATCGAGGAGATCGAGCGCACCGGGGATGCCGAGGCGTATGTGAAGCAGGCCCTGGACAGGGGCGAGCGCCTGATGGGCTTCGGGCACCGCGTGTACCGCGCCGAGGACCCACGCGCGCGTGTGCTGCGCCGCACCGCCCGTGAGCTGGGCGCGCCGCGCTTCGAGGTGGCCGAGGCGCTGGAGAAGGCGGCCCTGGCGGAGCTGCACGCCCGCCGCCCCGACCGGGTGCTGGCCACCAACGTGGAGTTCTGGGCGGCGATCGTCCTCGACTTCGCCGAGGTGCCGGCGCACATGTTCACGTCGATGTTCACGTGTGCCCGCACCGCCGGGTGGTCGGCGCACATCCTGGAGCAGAAGCGCACGGCTCGGCTGGTGCGGCCGTCCGCGCGGTACGTGGGGCCGGGGTCGCGCAATCCTCAGGAGATCGAGGGCTACGGCGACATCGCGCGCTGA
- the pdxH gene encoding pyridoxamine 5'-phosphate oxidase, translating into MTDRDAVPPDPAAMRMHYRAAGLAENELAATPVEQFARWFKQAASEAHLFEPNAMVVSTADADGRPSSRTVLLKQFDEQGFVFYTNYDSRKARDLAENPYVSLLFPWHPMARQVIVQGLARRTGRDETAAYFRTRPHGSQLGAWASEQSSVIPTRADLDASYAELAARYPEGEQVPVPPNWGGFRVAPQSVEFWQGRENRLHDRLRYVTQPDGSWRVERLSP; encoded by the coding sequence GTGACCGACCGAGACGCCGTACCTCCGGACCCCGCCGCGATGCGCATGCATTACCGGGCCGCGGGCCTCGCCGAGAACGAGCTGGCCGCCACGCCGGTGGAACAGTTCGCGCGCTGGTTCAAGCAGGCCGCGAGCGAGGCTCATCTGTTCGAGCCGAATGCCATGGTCGTCTCCACCGCGGACGCCGACGGCCGGCCGAGCTCCCGCACGGTGCTGCTGAAGCAGTTCGACGAGCAGGGCTTCGTCTTCTACACCAACTACGACTCCCGCAAGGCCCGTGACCTGGCGGAGAACCCGTATGTCTCGCTGCTGTTCCCCTGGCATCCGATGGCCCGCCAGGTCATCGTCCAGGGCCTCGCGCGGCGCACCGGGCGCGATGAGACGGCCGCCTACTTCCGCACGCGTCCGCACGGCTCCCAGCTCGGCGCCTGGGCCAGCGAGCAGTCCTCGGTCATCCCCACCCGCGCCGACCTGGACGCCTCCTACGCCGAACTGGCCGCCCGCTACCCGGAGGGCGAGCAGGTGCCCGTACCGCCGAACTGGGGCGGTTTCCGGGTGGCTCCGCAGTCGGTGGAGTTCTGGCAGGGCCGCGAGAACCGGCTGCACGACCGGCTGCGGTATGTGACCCAGCCGGACGGGAGCTGGCGGGTGGAGCGGCTCAGCCCCTGA
- a CDS encoding TetR/AcrR family transcriptional regulator has protein sequence MGGVSTAERDRVPKQDRSRATRQRLLEAAVACLAEHGWAGSTVSVVAERAGVSRGAAQHHFPTREDLFTAAVEYVAEERSTALRALFPEGAAENRRAVVTALVDLYTGPLFRAALHLWVAASNEEQLRPRVTELEARVGRETHRIAVDLLGADESEPGVRETVQGLLDMARGLGLANLLTDDKGRRERVVAQWAALLDETLKT, from the coding sequence ATGGGTGGTGTGAGTACGGCGGAACGCGACCGCGTGCCCAAGCAGGACCGCAGCCGGGCGACCCGGCAGCGGCTCCTGGAGGCCGCCGTGGCCTGCCTCGCCGAACACGGCTGGGCGGGCTCCACGGTGTCCGTCGTCGCCGAGCGCGCCGGGGTCTCCCGGGGCGCCGCGCAGCACCACTTCCCGACCCGCGAGGACCTCTTCACGGCGGCCGTCGAGTACGTCGCCGAGGAACGCTCCACGGCCCTGCGGGCGCTGTTCCCGGAAGGCGCGGCGGAGAACCGACGGGCGGTGGTGACGGCGCTGGTCGACCTCTACACCGGGCCCCTGTTCCGCGCCGCCCTGCACCTGTGGGTCGCCGCCTCCAACGAGGAGCAGCTGCGCCCCAGGGTCACCGAACTCGAGGCCCGCGTCGGCCGCGAGACGCACCGCATCGCCGTAGACCTGCTCGGCGCGGACGAGTCCGAGCCGGGGGTGCGGGAAACCGTGCAGGGGCTGCTGGACATGGCCCGGGGGCTGGGGCTCGCGAACCTGCTGACGGACGACAAGGGGCGGCGCGAGCGGGTGGTGGCGCAGTGGGCCGCCCTACTGGACGAGACCCTCAAAACCTGA
- a CDS encoding enoyl-CoA hydratase family protein, which yields MTLIGRTRARGVETLSLDSPDNRNALSAALVGELADALTECAKDTDVRAVVLTHTGNTFSAGADLRDPPHPDALVGLLRQIVELPRPVVARVTGHVRAGGLGLLAACDIAAAAHSASFAFTEVRIGVAPAVISLPLLPRTDPRALARYYLTGERFDAPEAARIGLLTAAGDDVDAVLEPILDGLRRSAPEALAETKRLLTARVLESFDRDAADLTALSARLFSAPRAREGMTAFLERRDPSWVV from the coding sequence GTGACGCTGATCGGCCGCACACGCGCGCGTGGCGTCGAGACCCTCAGCCTCGACTCGCCGGACAACCGCAACGCCCTGTCGGCGGCCCTGGTCGGCGAACTCGCCGACGCGCTCACCGAATGCGCCAAGGACACGGACGTCCGCGCGGTCGTCCTCACCCACACCGGCAACACCTTCAGCGCCGGCGCCGACCTGCGCGACCCGCCCCACCCGGACGCGCTGGTCGGTCTGCTCCGGCAGATCGTGGAGCTGCCCCGGCCGGTCGTCGCGCGGGTCACCGGCCATGTACGCGCGGGCGGCCTCGGCCTGTTGGCCGCCTGTGACATCGCCGCCGCCGCGCACTCGGCGAGCTTCGCGTTCACGGAGGTCCGGATCGGGGTGGCCCCCGCGGTCATCTCGCTCCCCCTGCTGCCGCGTACCGACCCCCGCGCCCTCGCCCGCTACTACCTCACCGGCGAGCGCTTCGACGCCCCCGAGGCGGCCCGTATCGGCCTGCTGACGGCCGCGGGGGACGACGTGGACGCCGTACTGGAACCCATCCTCGACGGCCTCCGGCGCTCCGCCCCCGAGGCCCTGGCCGAGACCAAGCGGCTGCTCACGGCTAGGGTGCTGGAGTCATTCGACCGGGACGCGGCCGACCTCACCGCGCTCTCGGCCCGGCTGTTCTCCGCCCCGCGGGCCCGCGAGGGTATGACGGCCTTCCTGGAGCGACGGGATCCCTCATGGGTGGTGTGA
- a CDS encoding 4-coumarate--CoA ligase family protein, with the protein MFRSEYADVPPVELPIHEAVLGRAAEFGDTPALIDGTNGMTLTYAQVDQFHRRIAAALAEAGVRKGDVLALHSPNTVAFPTAFYAATRAGASVTTVHPLATPEEFAKQLKDSAARWIVTVSPLLESARRAAELAGGVEEIFVCDSAPGHRSLIDMLGSTAPEPQVDIDPVADVAALPYSSGTTGIPKGVMLTHRQIATNLAQLEPSMPAKPGDRILAVLPFFHIYGLTALMNAPLRSGATVVVLPRFDLETFLAAIQNHRITDLFVAPPIVLALAKHPLVAQYDLSSLRHIISAAAPLDAKLAAACSQRLNLPPIGQAYGMTELSPGTHVVPLDAMREAPPGTVGRLIAGTEMRIVSLDDPDKDLGVGESGEVLIRGPQVMKGYLGRPDATAAMIDTDGWLHTGDVGHVDEGGWLFVVDRVKELIKYKGFQVAPAELEALLLTHPGIADAAVIGVYDDNGNEVPRAYVVRQPSATGLSEGEVMMYVAERVAPYKRIRQVAFIEGVPRAASGKILRRELRERA; encoded by the coding sequence ATGTTCCGCAGCGAGTACGCAGACGTCCCGCCCGTCGAACTCCCCATCCACGAAGCCGTGCTGGGCCGGGCCGCCGAGTTCGGCGACACGCCCGCGCTGATCGACGGCACGAACGGCATGACCCTCACGTATGCGCAGGTGGACCAGTTCCACCGGCGCATCGCGGCCGCGCTGGCCGAGGCGGGCGTGCGCAAGGGCGATGTGCTGGCCCTGCACAGCCCGAACACGGTCGCCTTCCCCACGGCGTTCTACGCCGCCACGCGCGCGGGTGCCTCCGTCACGACCGTGCATCCGCTCGCCACGCCCGAGGAGTTCGCCAAGCAGCTGAAGGACTCGGCGGCCCGCTGGATCGTCACCGTCTCCCCGCTGCTGGAGTCCGCCCGCCGCGCCGCCGAACTCGCGGGCGGGGTCGAGGAGATCTTCGTCTGCGACAGCGCGCCCGGACACCGCTCCCTCATCGACATGCTCGGCTCGACCGCCCCCGAACCGCAGGTCGACATCGACCCCGTAGCGGACGTGGCGGCCCTCCCGTACTCCTCGGGCACCACCGGCATCCCCAAGGGCGTGATGCTCACCCACCGGCAGATCGCCACCAACCTCGCCCAGCTCGAACCGTCGATGCCGGCGAAACCGGGTGACCGCATCCTCGCCGTACTGCCCTTCTTCCACATCTACGGCCTCACGGCCCTCATGAACGCGCCCCTCAGGAGCGGCGCCACGGTCGTCGTCCTGCCCCGCTTCGACCTGGAGACCTTCCTCGCGGCCATCCAGAACCACCGCATCACCGACCTGTTCGTGGCCCCGCCGATCGTCCTCGCCCTCGCCAAGCACCCCTTGGTCGCCCAGTACGACCTGTCGTCCCTGAGGCACATCATCAGCGCCGCCGCCCCCCTGGACGCCAAGCTCGCGGCCGCCTGCTCCCAGCGTCTGAACCTGCCGCCGATCGGCCAGGCGTACGGCATGACGGAACTGTCCCCGGGCACCCATGTCGTCCCCCTGGACGCCATGCGCGAGGCGCCCCCCGGCACCGTCGGCAGGCTCATCGCGGGCACCGAGATGCGGATCGTCTCCCTCGACGACCCCGACAAGGACCTCGGCGTCGGCGAGTCCGGCGAGGTCCTCATCCGGGGCCCCCAGGTCATGAAGGGCTACCTCGGCCGCCCCGACGCCACCGCCGCGATGATCGACACCGACGGCTGGCTGCACACCGGCGACGTCGGCCATGTCGACGAAGGAGGCTGGCTGTTCGTCGTCGACAGGGTCAAGGAGCTCATCAAGTACAAGGGCTTCCAGGTGGCCCCCGCCGAACTGGAGGCCCTGCTGCTCACCCACCCGGGCATCGCCGACGCCGCCGTCATCGGCGTCTACGACGACAACGGCAACGAGGTGCCCCGCGCATACGTGGTCCGCCAGCCTTCGGCCACCGGTCTCTCCGAGGGGGAGGTCATGATGTACGTCGCCGAACGCGTCGCCCCCTACAAGCGGATCCGCCAGGTCGCCTTCATAGAGGGCGTGCCCCGGGCCGCCTCCGGGAAGATCCTGCGGCGAGAGCTCAGGGAGCGCGCGTGA
- a CDS encoding acyl-CoA dehydrogenase family protein, whose translation MHPTLESEEHKALRSAVAALGKRHGRNFDREALWSEAAKLGYLGVNLPEAYGGGGGGIAELSIVLEELGTAGCPLLMMVVSPAICGTVIARFGTEQQKQDWLPGLADGTRTMAFGITEPDAGSNSHRITTTARRDGTDWLLTGRKVFISGVDIADATLIVGRTEDARTGNLKPCLFIVPRDADGFSRRQIDMELNAAEKQFELALDDVRLPAEALVGDEDAGLLQLFAGLNPERIMTAAFAIGMGRYALAQAITYARERTVWKAPIGAHQAIAHPLAQAHIDLELARLMMQKAAHLYDAGDDVGAGEAANMAKYAAGEACVKAVDQAVHTLGGNGLTREFGLASLITAARVARIAPVSREMILNYVSHQTLGLPKSY comes from the coding sequence ATGCACCCCACTCTCGAATCCGAAGAACACAAGGCCCTCCGATCAGCCGTCGCCGCCCTCGGCAAACGCCACGGCCGCAACTTCGACCGGGAAGCACTCTGGTCCGAGGCCGCCAAACTCGGCTACCTAGGCGTCAACCTGCCGGAGGCATACGGCGGGGGCGGCGGCGGAATCGCCGAACTCTCCATCGTCCTCGAAGAGCTGGGCACCGCTGGATGCCCCCTGCTGATGATGGTCGTCTCACCCGCCATCTGCGGCACAGTGATCGCCCGCTTCGGCACCGAGCAGCAGAAGCAGGACTGGCTGCCCGGCCTCGCCGACGGTACGCGCACCATGGCTTTCGGCATCACCGAACCCGACGCCGGTTCCAACAGCCACCGCATCACCACCACCGCGCGCCGAGACGGCACGGACTGGCTCCTCACCGGCCGCAAGGTCTTCATCTCCGGTGTCGACATAGCGGACGCGACGCTCATCGTCGGCCGTACCGAAGACGCCCGCACCGGCAACCTCAAGCCCTGCCTGTTCATCGTCCCGCGCGACGCGGACGGCTTCTCGCGGCGGCAGATCGACATGGAACTCAACGCCGCGGAGAAGCAGTTCGAGCTGGCCCTGGACGACGTACGACTGCCCGCCGAGGCGCTCGTCGGCGACGAGGACGCAGGTCTGCTCCAGCTCTTCGCCGGCCTCAACCCCGAGCGCATCATGACGGCCGCCTTCGCGATCGGCATGGGCCGCTACGCCCTCGCGCAAGCGATTACGTACGCCCGCGAACGCACCGTATGGAAGGCCCCCATCGGCGCCCACCAGGCCATCGCGCACCCCCTCGCCCAGGCGCACATCGACCTGGAACTGGCCCGCCTGATGATGCAGAAGGCGGCTCATCTGTACGACGCCGGGGATGACGTGGGCGCGGGCGAGGCCGCCAATATGGCCAAGTACGCGGCCGGGGAGGCCTGTGTGAAGGCGGTCGACCAGGCAGTGCACACGCTGGGCGGGAACGGCCTCACGCGGGAATTCGGGCTCGCTTCGTTGATAACAGCCGCGCGCGTGGCTCGTATTGCTCCGGTGAGCCGGGAGATGATTCTCAACTACGTCTCCCACCAGACCCTGGGCCTGCCCAAGTCGTACTAG
- a CDS encoding acetyl/propionyl/methylcrotonyl-CoA carboxylase subunit alpha encodes MITSVLVANRGEIACRVFRTCRELGIRTVAVHSDADENALHARVADAAVRLPGATPAETYLRGDLIVKAAVAAGADAVHPGYGFLSENAEFARAVVDAGLVWIGPPPEAIEAMASKTRAKELMGLAPLREVAQSDLPVLVKAAAGGGGRGMRIVRRLEELSAALEGARAEAASAFGDGEVFVEPYVERGRHVEVQVLADAHGTVWALGTRDCSLQRRHQKVIEEAPAPGLSEQLAEELCALAVRAARAVHYVGAGTVEFLVADDKAHFLEMNTRLQVEHPVTEAVFGVDLVALQLSIAEGQPLESEPPRARGHAIEARLYAEDPARDWAPQTGTLHRLAVPEGVRLDSGYGDGDEIGIHYDPMLAKLIAHAPTRAGALRKLAGALERATIHGPVTNRDLLVRSLRHEEFTTARMDTGFYDRHLPELTEPTPDPHAPLAAALADAHHSGSRFGAWRNVPSQPQTKRYAMAGEEHEVQYRHTRTGLEAEGVRVVSAGAGLVVLEVDGVQRRFEVARHGDALYVNNTALKPLPRFPDPTAQLAPGSLLAPMPGTVVRVAEGLAVGAAVEAGEPLLWLEAMKMEHKITAPVTGTLTALQAEPGQQVTVGALLAVVQPT; translated from the coding sequence ATGATTACTTCTGTTCTGGTGGCGAACCGGGGCGAGATCGCCTGCCGTGTCTTCCGCACCTGCCGTGAGTTGGGAATCCGGACGGTCGCCGTGCACTCGGACGCCGACGAGAACGCCCTCCACGCGCGCGTGGCCGACGCTGCGGTACGGCTGCCGGGGGCGACGCCCGCGGAGACGTATCTGCGCGGTGATCTGATCGTGAAGGCCGCTGTCGCGGCCGGCGCGGACGCCGTGCACCCCGGCTACGGCTTCCTCTCGGAGAACGCCGAGTTCGCGCGTGCCGTCGTGGACGCGGGGCTGGTGTGGATCGGGCCGCCCCCGGAGGCCATCGAGGCGATGGCGTCCAAGACGCGCGCGAAGGAGCTGATGGGGCTCGCGCCCCTGCGCGAGGTCGCGCAGAGCGACCTGCCGGTGCTGGTGAAGGCGGCCGCGGGCGGCGGGGGGCGCGGGATGCGGATCGTGCGCCGCCTGGAGGAGCTCAGCGCCGCCCTGGAGGGCGCGCGCGCCGAGGCCGCGAGTGCCTTCGGTGACGGCGAGGTCTTTGTCGAGCCCTATGTGGAGCGCGGTCGGCATGTCGAGGTGCAGGTGCTCGCGGACGCGCATGGCACGGTGTGGGCGCTGGGCACGCGCGACTGCTCCCTCCAGCGCCGCCATCAGAAGGTGATCGAGGAGGCACCGGCGCCCGGGCTCTCGGAACAGCTCGCGGAGGAGCTGTGCGCGCTGGCCGTACGCGCCGCGCGCGCCGTGCACTACGTCGGCGCCGGCACCGTCGAGTTCCTCGTCGCCGACGACAAGGCGCACTTCCTGGAGATGAACACCCGCCTCCAGGTCGAACACCCCGTGACGGAGGCCGTGTTCGGTGTCGACCTGGTCGCGCTGCAACTGAGCATCGCGGAAGGGCAGCCCCTCGAAAGCGAGCCCCCACGCGCGCGTGGCCACGCGATTGAGGCCCGCCTCTACGCCGAGGACCCGGCTCGCGACTGGGCCCCGCAGACCGGCACCCTGCACCGGCTCGCCGTACCCGAGGGCGTCCGGCTGGACAGTGGCTACGGCGACGGCGACGAGATCGGCATCCACTACGACCCGATGCTCGCCAAGCTGATCGCCCACGCCCCCACGCGCGCAGGCGCGCTCCGCAAGCTCGCGGGCGCCCTGGAACGGGCGACGATCCACGGCCCGGTCACCAACCGCGACCTCCTCGTCCGCTCCCTGCGCCACGAGGAGTTCACGACGGCCCGTATGGACACCGGCTTCTACGACCGCCACCTCCCCGAACTGACCGAGCCCACCCCCGACCCGCACGCCCCCCTGGCCGCCGCCCTGGCCGACGCCCACCACTCCGGCTCCCGCTTCGGCGCCTGGCGCAACGTCCCTTCCCAGCCGCAGACGAAGCGGTACGCGATGGCGGGCGAGGAGCACGAGGTCCAGTACAGGCACACGAGGACGGGCCTGGAGGCCGAGGGAGTGCGCGTCGTGAGCGCGGGCGCGGGGCTCGTCGTACTGGAAGTGGACGGTGTACAGCGCAGGTTCGAGGTGGCGCGCCACGGCGACGCCCTATACGTCAACAACACGGCCCTGAAACCCCTGCCCCGCTTCCCTGACCCCACGGCCCAGCTCGCACCCGGGTCCCTCCTGGCCCCGATGCCCGGCACGGTGGTGAGGGTCGCCGAGGGCCTCGCTGTGGGGGCCGCCGTAGAGGCCGGAGAGCCCCTCCTCTGGCTGGAGGCGATGAAGATGGAACACAAGATCACGGCGCCGGTCACAGGAACGCTGACAGCCCTGCAAGCCGAACCGGGACAACAGGTAACGGTCGGCGCACTGTTGGCGGTCGTACAGCCGACCTAA